The proteins below are encoded in one region of Engystomops pustulosus chromosome 8, aEngPut4.maternal, whole genome shotgun sequence:
- the IGFBP5 gene encoding insulin-like growth factor-binding protein 5, giving the protein MILSACFILTLCLGLCQCLGSFVHCEPCDEKAMSMCPPTPVGCELVKEPGCGCCMTCALAESQSCGVYTERCAGGLRCLPKQGEEKPLHALLHGRGVCLSEKNYRDQVKIERESREEDPTTSDTEDHYHQKQNARKVPLSVSEQKVRALNFLQRKKQSAARIIPVENKAQTLSSPEYSIESELGPCRRQMETVMQDMKMSHRVYPRAFYIPNCDRKGFFKRKQCKPSRGRKRGICWCVDKYGLKLPGSDYATSDLQCHSFDSSNIE; this is encoded by the exons ATGATCCTGTCTGCCTGCTtcatcctgaccctgtgccttggGCTGTGCCAGTGCCTGGGCTCTTTTGTGCACTGTGAGCCTTGTGATGAGAAGGCAATGTCCATGTGCCCACCTACCCCTGTGGGCTGTGAGCTGGTGAAGGAGCCAGGCTGTGGCTGCTGTATGACCTGTGCCCTGGCAGAGAGTCAGTCCTGTGGGGTCTACACTGAGCGCTGTGCTGGGGGGCTCAGGTGTCTTCCTAAGCAAGGAGAGGAGAAGCCATTGCATGCCCTGCTCCATGGCAGAGGGGTCTGCCTCAGCGAGAAGAACTACAGGGACCAGGTGAAAATAG AACGGGAATCAAGAGAGGAAGATCCCACCACATCGGACACCGAAGACCACTACCACCAGAAGCAAAATGCCCGTAAAGTACCCCTCAGCGTCTCCGAGCAGAAGGTGCGAGCTCTGAACTTCTTACAGAGGAAGAAACAGTCAGCAGCCAGGATCATCCCGGTGGAGAACAAGGCGCAGACCCTCTCCTCCCCCGAGTACAGCATAGAATCCGAACTG GGCCCCTGCCGCCGACAGATGGAGACCGTCATGCAAGACATGAAAATGTCGCATCGTGTCTATCCCAGAGCCTTCTACATCCCCAACTGCGACAGGAAGGGATTCTTCAAGAGAAAACAA TGTAAACCTTCCAGAGGTCGTAAACGTGGTATTTGCTGGTGTGTGGATAAGTACGGGCTGAAGCTCCCGGGCAGTGATTACGCCACCAGTGACCTGCAGTGCCACAGCTTTGACAGCAGTAACATCGAATGA